The Pseudomonadota bacterium genome includes a region encoding these proteins:
- the tsaB gene encoding tRNA (adenosine(37)-N6)-threonylcarbamoyltransferase complex dimerization subunit type 1 TsaB, with the protein MITLALDSATDFCSAALQVDRQTRVREGAVPRRHAAVVVPWIRELLAQAGIGFSALDALAVTRGPGGFTSLRIGLGVMQGIALAHDLPIHPVSTLAALAEAADPHRRARRLLAVLDARMGEVYAGWYRTDGRTRRLIGREAVISPRALSPPDEGPWLVVGSGLKVGPTAISDALGVGLGAVRPESHPHARALLALAGEVEAVDAGHLQPVYLRDRVTG; encoded by the coding sequence ATGATTACCCTGGCGCTTGATTCGGCCACCGACTTTTGCTCGGCCGCACTGCAGGTTGACAGGCAGACGCGAGTGCGGGAAGGGGCAGTGCCCCGTCGCCATGCCGCCGTCGTGGTGCCCTGGATTCGCGAGTTGCTCGCCCAGGCCGGCATCGGCTTTTCTGCCCTCGACGCTCTGGCGGTAACGCGCGGTCCCGGTGGCTTTACCAGCCTGCGTATCGGGCTGGGCGTGATGCAGGGCATCGCGCTGGCCCACGATCTGCCGATTCACCCGGTATCCACGCTGGCTGCTCTGGCCGAAGCGGCTGACCCTCACCGTCGCGCTCGCCGGTTGCTGGCCGTGCTCGATGCACGCATGGGCGAGGTCTATGCCGGCTGGTACAGGACCGATGGGCGAACTCGGCGGCTGATCGGCCGCGAAGCGGTGATTTCACCGCGCGCGCTGTCGCCGCCCGATGAAGGTCCCTGGCTGGTCGTCGGTTCGGGTCTGAAGGTCGGGCCGACAGCGATTTCTGACGCGCTTGGCGTCGGGCTGGGGGCGGTGCGACCCGAATCCCATCCACACGCACGTGCGCTGCTGGCGCTCGCCGGGGAGGTCGAGGCGGTTGATGCCGGGCATCTGCAGCCGGTGTACCTGCGTGACCGGGTAACCGGCTGA
- a CDS encoding penicillin-binding protein 1B — translation MSGLRNGLSALRRVVVGALALLAGVICGFVGGWSLYLAHAAVERFEARSPAQAGQVFARPLELYEGRPIAINDLMIELEAAGLRTGTPDVPGRFQRRDASFEIHLPGFDFPDQHQPQSRVRLTLSGDRVAHMDSSAGSLVRLPPAELDRLLPLDNRDRLPLPLSEFPPLLVTGAQAVEDRRFKHHHGLDTRAIARAAWVNLRSGQVVQGGSTITQQLARNLFLDHRRSWWRKFNEAVIALSLELRYDKAAILEAWLNEVYLGQDGKRAIHGFGRAAKHYFDRPVEALDVAQIALLVGMVRGASWYHPLRNPERARQRRDQVLDQFLQTGLIDQGTHTRARASGLNLAPSRGGQRKATAWLDLVRRQLLRDYREQDLRSAGLRIFTTLAPSLQARAEAALEEGLAAIERVPATLQGAVVVVEPASGDVLALVGDRVPGRSAFNRAIDARRSVGSVIKPLIYLLALSQPDRFTLVTPLQDRALGVPLADGSRWQPVNHDGLSHGTVPLMEALAQSYNQATVRLGLDIGIGPLYALMQQSGVAIDHAPHPAALLGAVSLSPLQVAQLYQPLAADGFTTPLNAVARVVDQADRTIARYRPRLKPVQDRSALALVDYALRYTVTDGTARRMPALLAYDPGVRGKTGTTNDRRDAWFVGYTPDALGVVWVGRDDHAPAGVSGAAAALPIWARLFDGWPMVPVRRGWPDDVEWYWVDWPRPELSREGCPGALALPFIAGSQPTVSSDCRSTRRPR, via the coding sequence ATGTCTGGACTGCGCAATGGTCTGAGTGCCTTGCGGCGGGTTGTGGTTGGAGCTCTGGCCCTGCTCGCGGGCGTGATCTGCGGTTTCGTCGGTGGCTGGTCGCTGTATTTGGCACATGCGGCGGTCGAGCGCTTCGAGGCCCGTTCGCCAGCGCAGGCCGGGCAGGTGTTTGCGCGCCCGCTGGAGCTGTATGAAGGGCGTCCGATTGCCATAAACGACCTGATGATCGAGCTCGAGGCGGCCGGCCTGCGCACCGGCACACCCGATGTCCCGGGGCGATTTCAAAGGCGTGATGCAAGCTTCGAGATCCACTTGCCTGGATTTGATTTCCCTGATCAGCATCAGCCGCAATCACGCGTCAGGCTGACGCTGTCCGGTGACCGGGTCGCCCACATGGACAGTTCTGCCGGAAGCCTGGTTCGGCTTCCGCCGGCTGAGCTTGATCGATTGCTGCCCCTGGACAATCGGGATCGTCTGCCGCTGCCGCTGAGTGAGTTTCCGCCACTGCTGGTGACCGGTGCCCAGGCCGTCGAGGACCGCCGCTTCAAGCACCATCATGGTCTGGATACACGCGCCATCGCGCGCGCGGCATGGGTCAACCTGCGCAGCGGTCAGGTCGTGCAGGGCGGCAGTACGATCACCCAGCAGCTGGCTCGCAATCTGTTTCTTGACCACCGCCGCTCATGGTGGCGCAAGTTCAACGAGGCCGTCATCGCCTTGAGCCTCGAGCTGCGCTACGACAAGGCGGCGATCCTCGAGGCCTGGCTCAACGAGGTCTATCTGGGCCAGGACGGCAAGCGGGCGATCCACGGCTTCGGTCGGGCTGCGAAGCACTACTTTGATCGCCCCGTCGAGGCGCTGGACGTTGCGCAGATTGCGTTGCTGGTCGGCATGGTGCGGGGTGCGTCCTGGTACCATCCCCTGCGCAACCCGGAGCGGGCGCGCCAACGCCGGGACCAGGTGCTGGACCAGTTCTTGCAAACCGGGTTGATTGATCAGGGCACCCACACCCGGGCGCGAGCCAGTGGCCTCAATCTGGCACCATCGCGCGGCGGCCAGCGCAAGGCGACGGCATGGCTTGACCTGGTTCGGCGCCAGCTGCTGCGCGACTATCGCGAGCAGGATCTGCGCAGCGCCGGTTTGCGCATCTTCACCACGCTTGCACCGTCTTTGCAGGCGCGAGCCGAGGCGGCGCTGGAGGAGGGGCTGGCTGCGATCGAACGCGTTCCGGCGACACTGCAGGGCGCGGTTGTCGTGGTCGAGCCGGCCAGTGGCGATGTGCTGGCGCTGGTTGGCGACCGGGTTCCGGGCCGTTCGGCGTTCAATCGCGCGATCGATGCCCGCCGCTCCGTTGGGTCCGTGATCAAGCCCCTGATTTACCTTCTGGCCCTGTCCCAGCCGGATCGGTTCACGCTGGTGACGCCGCTGCAAGACCGTGCGCTGGGGGTGCCGCTTGCAGACGGCAGCCGCTGGCAACCGGTCAATCACGACGGCCTCAGCCACGGCACGGTGCCGCTGATGGAGGCGCTGGCCCAGTCCTACAACCAGGCCACGGTCCGGCTTGGTCTGGACATCGGTATCGGGCCGCTGTATGCGCTCATGCAGCAGTCGGGTGTAGCGATTGATCACGCCCCGCATCCTGCTGCGCTGCTTGGTGCAGTCAGTCTGTCGCCACTGCAGGTTGCCCAGCTTTATCAGCCGCTGGCTGCCGACGGTTTCACCACCCCGCTCAACGCGGTCGCCCGGGTGGTCGATCAAGCAGATCGAACCATTGCCCGCTATCGACCGCGGCTGAAGCCGGTGCAAGACCGATCTGCCCTGGCCCTCGTCGATTATGCGCTGCGCTACACGGTCACCGACGGCACGGCGCGGCGCATGCCGGCGTTGCTGGCTTATGATCCGGGTGTGCGCGGCAAGACCGGCACCACGAACGACCGCCGGGATGCCTGGTTCGTCGGCTATACTCCGGATGCGCTGGGTGTCGTCTGGGTCGGGCGTGACGACCACGCGCCGGCGGGTGTCAGCGGCGCGGCGGCAGCGTTGCCGATCTGGGCACGGCTGTTTGATGGCTGGCCGATGGTGCCGGTGCGACGCGGCTGGCCGGATGATGTGGAATGGTACTGGGTCGACTGGCCGCGTCCGGAACTGTCGCGTGAAGGTTGCCCGGGCGCCTTGGCGCTGCCGTTCATTGCCGGCAGCCAGCCGACCGTGTCGTCCGACTGTCGCTCAACGCGGCGCCCGCGCTGA
- a CDS encoding tetratricopeptide repeat protein, translating into MMSRISIAVRIAAAAVLLAAAAACGWRPVTPDVESEVLAARAPPGGEEARGLQVYPLRNPAVTELREAARAAEQQDDHQRANELLERALRIAPRDPELLQHLAEISLARGQFDQAEYYATRSYELGPRVGVLCRRNWQTLALARERQGRSRAAEQASASGRGCDVLPPERF; encoded by the coding sequence ATGATGAGCAGGATCTCGATCGCTGTCCGGATCGCCGCTGCCGCCGTCTTGCTGGCTGCTGCGGCAGCCTGTGGCTGGCGACCGGTCACGCCCGACGTCGAATCAGAAGTGCTCGCTGCCCGTGCGCCGCCTGGTGGCGAGGAAGCTCGGGGGCTGCAAGTCTACCCATTGCGCAATCCGGCAGTGACCGAGCTGCGCGAGGCGGCGCGGGCGGCCGAGCAGCAGGATGATCATCAGCGCGCCAATGAGCTGCTCGAGCGAGCGTTACGCATTGCCCCGCGCGATCCGGAGCTGTTGCAGCACCTGGCCGAGATCAGCCTGGCCCGCGGCCAATTCGATCAGGCCGAGTATTACGCGACCCGTTCCTACGAGCTGGGGCCGCGTGTCGGCGTCCTGTGCCGGCGCAACTGGCAGACGCTGGCGCTCGCGCGTGAGCGGCAGGGGCGGTCCCGGGCCGCCGAGCAGGCCAGTGCAAGCGGGCGGGGGTGCGATGTGCTGCCGCCGGAGCGCTTTTGA
- the ptsP gene encoding phosphoenolpyruvate--protein phosphotransferase, which yields MSLALTGIGVTSGIALGKVHRLTPGELSLPEYYLNADAVEGETERLRRAASRGQRFLTSVSERIGESGNETARELLQAHRLILRDPMLIEASCERIEQDRINAEWALAQQSEQLQDAFRRLDDDYLAQRREDLEQVVQLIQRELADQPAAVLGSQIPHRLEDTVLVAVELSPADLTILSQRRVAGLITEHGGPWSHVAILARSLEIPMVVGVHHAIELLEEGESVVLDGHYGAVLVNPDDSLERHYAEKQAASQRHRVELRQYLSRPCRTIDKQKFEILGNAELPIEFERCVDAGVSGIGLMRTEYLFLDEQMPDEQAQFRAYRKAVQILDGRPVTIRTLDAGGDKLPSALALTRGPNPALGLRGLRLSLSVTDLFCQQLRAILRASTEGPVRILLPMLTSVDEVAQARQLIAQCRESLRNEGLNLDPDLPIGGMIETPAAALNAEEMAAELDFLSIGTNDLIQYVLAIDRQDELVSHLYDPTQPGVIELLERITAAGRRHERPVTVCGELAGDERAARLLLGLGLRQFSMPPARVAAVKKSLIEADSRACRDIVTRFRADAAWRRSHRLLEELAEHGGKS from the coding sequence ATGAGCCTGGCACTGACCGGAATCGGCGTGACCAGCGGCATCGCGCTGGGCAAGGTCCACCGGCTGACGCCAGGCGAGTTGTCGCTGCCCGAGTACTATCTGAACGCCGATGCTGTTGAGGGCGAAACCGAGCGTCTTCGGCGAGCCGCCAGCCGCGGTCAGCGCTTCCTGACCAGCGTCAGCGAGCGCATTGGGGAAAGCGGCAACGAAACCGCGCGCGAGCTGCTCCAGGCCCATCGACTGATCTTGCGTGACCCGATGTTGATTGAGGCCAGCTGCGAACGGATCGAACAGGATCGCATCAACGCCGAATGGGCGCTGGCCCAGCAAAGCGAACAGCTGCAAGACGCGTTCCGAAGACTCGATGACGACTACCTGGCGCAGCGGCGCGAGGATCTGGAGCAGGTCGTTCAGCTGATCCAGCGCGAGCTGGCAGACCAGCCTGCCGCCGTTTTGGGCAGCCAGATTCCGCATCGGCTCGAGGACACCGTGCTGGTGGCGGTGGAACTCAGCCCGGCCGACCTGACCATTCTCAGCCAGCGCCGGGTGGCCGGCCTGATCACCGAACACGGCGGGCCCTGGTCGCATGTCGCGATTCTCGCGCGCAGCCTGGAAATACCCATGGTCGTCGGCGTCCATCATGCCATCGAACTGCTTGAGGAAGGCGAATCGGTGGTGCTCGACGGCCACTACGGCGCCGTGCTCGTCAACCCGGATGACAGCCTGGAGCGCCACTACGCCGAGAAACAGGCCGCCAGCCAGCGCCACCGCGTCGAGCTGCGCCAATACCTGTCGCGGCCTTGCAGGACGATCGACAAACAGAAGTTCGAGATACTGGGCAACGCCGAGCTGCCGATCGAGTTCGAGCGCTGCGTCGACGCCGGCGTGTCGGGCATCGGACTCATGCGCACCGAGTACCTGTTTCTCGACGAGCAGATGCCTGACGAGCAGGCCCAGTTCCGCGCCTATCGCAAGGCAGTGCAGATACTCGACGGGCGGCCGGTCACCATCCGGACGCTTGATGCCGGCGGTGACAAACTGCCATCAGCGCTGGCACTGACACGCGGTCCGAATCCGGCGCTCGGTCTGCGCGGACTGCGCCTTTCACTGTCGGTGACCGACCTGTTCTGCCAGCAACTGCGCGCGATCCTGCGCGCCTCGACCGAAGGACCCGTGCGCATTCTGCTGCCCATGCTGACCAGCGTCGATGAGGTGGCCCAGGCCCGGCAGCTGATCGCTCAGTGCCGTGAGTCGCTGCGCAACGAGGGCCTCAATCTGGACCCTGACCTGCCGATCGGCGGCATGATCGAAACACCAGCAGCGGCGCTGAACGCCGAGGAAATGGCCGCGGAACTCGATTTTCTGTCGATCGGCACCAATGACCTGATCCAGTACGTGCTTGCAATAGACCGCCAGGATGAACTGGTCAGCCATCTCTACGACCCGACCCAGCCAGGCGTCATCGAATTGCTCGAGCGCATCACCGCGGCCGGACGGCGGCATGAACGTCCGGTGACGGTCTGTGGCGAGCTGGCCGGAGACGAGCGCGCCGCCCGCCTGCTGCTTGGCCTGGGTCTGCGTCAGTTCAGCATGCCACCGGCACGTGTGGCCGCGGTCAAGAAAAGCCTGATCGAAGCGGACTCAAGGGCCTGCCGGGACATCGTCACCCGCTTTCGTGCCGATGCGGCCTGGCGCCGCTCGCACCGCCTGCTCGAGGAACTGGCCGAGCACGGGGGCAAATCCTGA
- a CDS encoding PTS fructose transporter subunit IIA produces MTGLILVTHDGLGEAVRREAEHILGRPLTLTSVAISYRANIGQALDQVRTAIALGADSDGALVITDLPGATPHNLAVEAASDTRTRVVSGLNLPMLLKAVNHAARAPDALAELVSTGGHQGITVS; encoded by the coding sequence GTGACCGGTCTGATTCTGGTCACCCACGATGGACTCGGCGAGGCCGTCCGGCGCGAGGCTGAACATATACTCGGCCGGCCTCTGACCCTGACCAGCGTCGCGATCAGTTACCGGGCCAATATCGGGCAGGCGCTGGACCAGGTGCGCACCGCGATTGCCCTGGGGGCCGACAGCGACGGTGCACTGGTCATCACCGATCTGCCGGGTGCCACGCCGCACAACCTGGCGGTTGAAGCCGCCAGCGACACCCGTACCCGCGTCGTATCCGGGCTGAACCTGCCCATGCTGCTCAAGGCCGTCAATCATGCAGCCCGCGCTCCCGATGCTCTGGCAGAGCTGGTCAGCACTGGCGGGCACCAGGGCATCACGGTCTCGTGA
- a CDS encoding HPr family phosphocarrier protein, with the protein MTRVPLKLINRLGLHARAASKLVQAASAYRSQLWLEHKGRRVNAKSIMGVLLLAAPCGSDLTLEASGPDETEAANAIARLVAERFGEDE; encoded by the coding sequence GTGACGCGCGTGCCGCTCAAGCTGATCAATCGGCTGGGCCTGCACGCGCGCGCCGCCAGCAAGCTGGTGCAGGCGGCCTCAGCGTACCGCAGCCAGCTGTGGCTGGAACACAAGGGCCGGCGGGTCAACGCCAAGTCGATCATGGGCGTGCTGCTGCTGGCCGCCCCCTGCGGCAGCGACCTGACGCTCGAGGCCAGCGGACCTGACGAGACCGAGGCGGCAAACGCCATCGCCCGCCTGGTCGCCGAACGCTTCGGAGAAGACGAATGA
- a CDS encoding ATP-dependent DNA helicase: MRDELTSVFGSDGPLAATLPHFRPRGGQLALARAIDQCLDDGSDLVAEAATGTGKTLAYLVPVLLRGVRTIVSTGTLNLQDQLYRRDLPLTLRALGLERRIALLKGRSNYLCPQRLERHLNASDQVDQDLVEPLRQVARWARQTTSGEIGELGDIPAGSSVWPLVTSTQDNCLGGECPHLADCPLVKARRRAQDADLVVVNHHLLFADLALKRSGFGEVLPGADAVIVDEAHQVPDTALRFFSRGVSAWQLRELLRDTLAACGQVAGALHSLRAPVASARGALEQSMSACSTLPARGEFGLLGACLGEFRHLMQAFGALHAALDPIAEQSRDLASCAQRAEILHGELAAFLAGQEGHVRWFSARRGRFQLNLTPLDVAGPLAQLRGRTDAPWIMTSATLAVGQRFEHFTRRLGLGSARELVVDSPFDYATQTRLWIPSGLPDPRQVEHTEALMERILPVLRASEGRAFLLFTAHRALRQAATWLRAHGSFHLLVQEEAPRHVLLERFCHTPNSLLLGAASFWEGVDVPGRALSVVVIDKLPFAAPDDPVLEAMLAAVRESGENPFTTVQLPQAVLALKQGAGRLIRQAEDFGVLILGDPRLVTRGYGRLFLASLPALTPVDSAQAAADFLRERLAA; this comes from the coding sequence ATGCGCGACGAGCTGACGAGTGTCTTCGGGAGCGACGGGCCGCTGGCGGCGACGCTGCCACATTTTCGTCCACGTGGCGGACAGCTGGCGCTGGCCCGGGCAATCGATCAATGCCTGGACGACGGCAGCGACCTGGTCGCCGAAGCCGCAACCGGCACCGGCAAGACCCTGGCCTATCTGGTACCGGTGTTGCTGCGTGGCGTGCGAACCATTGTATCGACCGGGACGCTCAACCTGCAGGATCAGCTGTACCGGCGTGACCTGCCCCTAACGCTTCGTGCGCTGGGCCTCGAGCGCAGGATTGCCCTGCTCAAGGGTCGTTCCAATTACCTGTGCCCGCAGCGGCTTGAGCGGCACCTCAACGCGTCGGATCAGGTCGATCAGGACCTGGTCGAACCGCTGCGTCAGGTCGCTCGCTGGGCGCGTCAAACCACCAGCGGTGAGATTGGCGAACTCGGCGACATCCCTGCGGGTTCTTCAGTCTGGCCGCTGGTGACCTCGACCCAGGACAACTGCCTTGGCGGTGAGTGTCCGCACCTGGCCGACTGCCCCTTGGTCAAGGCACGGCGACGCGCGCAGGACGCCGACCTGGTGGTAGTCAATCACCATCTGCTGTTTGCCGACCTGGCTCTGAAGCGCAGCGGGTTCGGCGAGGTGTTGCCGGGGGCTGATGCGGTGATTGTCGACGAGGCTCACCAGGTGCCCGACACCGCGCTGCGCTTTTTCTCGCGCGGGGTCAGCGCCTGGCAGCTGCGCGAACTACTGCGCGACACGCTTGCCGCCTGCGGTCAGGTCGCCGGTGCGCTGCACTCGCTGCGTGCGCCGGTTGCATCCGCCCGCGGCGCCCTGGAACAGTCCATGAGCGCGTGCAGTACGCTGCCGGCCCGCGGCGAGTTCGGTCTGTTGGGGGCGTGCCTCGGTGAATTCCGGCATCTGATGCAGGCGTTCGGGGCGCTGCATGCGGCCCTGGATCCGATCGCCGAGCAAAGCCGCGACCTGGCCAGCTGCGCGCAGCGCGCGGAGATCCTGCATGGCGAGCTGGCGGCCTTCCTGGCCGGTCAGGAAGGCCACGTGCGCTGGTTCAGCGCCCGCCGAGGACGATTCCAGCTCAATCTGACCCCGCTTGACGTGGCGGGCCCGCTGGCCCAGCTGCGCGGGCGGACCGATGCGCCGTGGATCATGACCTCGGCAACCCTGGCCGTGGGTCAGCGCTTTGAGCATTTCACGCGACGCCTGGGCCTGGGGTCGGCGCGTGAGCTGGTCGTGGACAGTCCCTTCGATTATGCAACCCAGACCCGGCTCTGGATTCCCTCGGGACTGCCCGACCCTCGTCAGGTCGAGCATACCGAGGCCCTGATGGAGCGAATCCTGCCCGTATTGCGCGCCAGTGAGGGTCGGGCCTTTCTGCTGTTCACCGCGCACCGCGCCCTGCGACAAGCCGCGACCTGGCTGCGTGCTCATGGCAGTTTTCACCTGCTGGTCCAGGAGGAGGCGCCGCGTCATGTGCTGCTGGAGCGTTTCTGCCATACACCCAACAGCCTGTTGCTGGGCGCAGCCAGTTTCTGGGAGGGTGTCGATGTTCCCGGACGCGCGCTGAGCGTGGTCGTGATCGACAAGCTGCCGTTTGCCGCGCCCGATGATCCAGTCCTCGAAGCGATGCTCGCGGCGGTGCGGGAGTCGGGGGAGAATCCCTTTACGACCGTACAGCTGCCGCAGGCGGTCCTGGCGCTCAAGCAGGGCGCGGGCCGACTGATCCGCCAGGCCGAGGATTTTGGCGTGCTCATCCTGGGCGATCCTCGCCTGGTTACGCGAGGCTATGGGCGACTGTTCCTGGCCAGTCTGCCCGCGCTGACTCCGGTCGATAGCGCCCAGGCGGCAGCCGATTTTCTGCGCGAGCGACTGGCCGCATGA
- a CDS encoding glycosyltransferase family 4 protein — protein sequence MRVAYLTEEAPLDAAQIATGNQVRDMTLEQTITGHGMQVIRRWNADWTTETLAAAIDDCRPDALLLGYWRLLELLPENLDYPIAVDCVAPRPLEDHFAEPCGTESFIQRYGKALQRADLIMVGNSRQRLMIAGWMLANGDDLRSQVPVAVVSLAATPSPAPREDHQLPLVLATGGRDWPWRNSQRWLRTLLDCGLGGRMELHCIGPSGIDHPGVHAQPLMPWAQWQTYLATRAHVGIELAEANLERELSQSFRSTAFLGAGLPLILNDFLPLADLVRRYDAGWVVASPTAARAALSQAVESPQVWRQKATGAWRLAREALDPRASAKPLLDWLEHPRRRIRQTVPRKPDPAPTASALPRRRNALGRVGRIVLAPFRRRLNGNGVVVISRADLFPTDHGAAVKIIETARGLARQGRPVAIVTAERDHYLEVSPDGVIRRPLPRWLRLLALPRRVSHLLHRLRGMPSSNAFLYWPLYDPGYALRAAWVGRQIDAGQILAEFPAYAHSARLCRMLNGSSAVMVEHNVEYQRLREQISDLGEACYQRFRRIELKLANSMDAVVCVSERDRRTLIDAGLESTRVITIPHGVDLTGFEHAEPIDVRAGFELDPTRPILVYHGTFSYEPNHQALMIIVEEILPRLARLGHQAQVLAIGSHPPKALFHSDLCLTGSLPELAGAIKACDLAIVPLIAGGGTRMKILDYFGAALPVVSTSKGCEGLPVTDGRELLIRDDWDSFAETVARLLEDPERCRELGDNAYRFASALSWPAIAARYDKLFRQLARTRTPAELR from the coding sequence GTGCGCGTTGCCTATCTGACCGAAGAAGCGCCTCTTGACGCGGCGCAGATCGCGACCGGGAACCAGGTCCGCGACATGACCCTGGAGCAGACGATCACCGGCCACGGCATGCAGGTCATCCGGCGCTGGAACGCGGACTGGACCACCGAAACACTGGCCGCTGCGATTGATGACTGCCGGCCCGATGCCCTCCTGCTTGGCTACTGGCGCCTGCTTGAACTGCTGCCTGAGAACCTCGACTACCCGATCGCCGTCGATTGCGTCGCACCGCGCCCGCTGGAGGACCACTTTGCCGAACCTTGCGGCACGGAATCGTTCATCCAGCGTTACGGCAAGGCCCTGCAGCGCGCGGATCTGATCATGGTGGGCAACTCGCGCCAGCGCTTGATGATTGCCGGATGGATGCTCGCCAACGGCGACGATCTGCGTTCACAGGTGCCGGTTGCTGTCGTGTCGCTGGCTGCCACGCCCTCGCCTGCGCCGCGGGAGGATCACCAGCTACCGCTGGTCCTTGCGACCGGCGGCAGGGATTGGCCGTGGCGCAACAGCCAGCGTTGGCTGCGCACGCTGCTCGATTGCGGGCTCGGCGGCCGGATGGAACTGCACTGTATCGGGCCTTCAGGCATCGATCATCCAGGCGTTCACGCGCAACCGCTGATGCCCTGGGCTCAGTGGCAAACGTATCTGGCCACTCGCGCGCATGTCGGCATCGAGCTGGCCGAGGCCAACCTCGAACGCGAGCTCAGCCAGTCCTTTCGGTCGACGGCGTTTCTCGGTGCCGGCCTGCCGCTGATTCTCAACGACTTTCTGCCGCTGGCCGATCTTGTCCGCCGCTATGACGCTGGCTGGGTGGTGGCGTCGCCTACGGCTGCCCGGGCAGCCCTAAGCCAGGCAGTCGAATCCCCGCAGGTGTGGCGCCAGAAGGCCACTGGTGCCTGGCGCCTGGCGCGCGAGGCACTGGACCCGCGGGCCAGCGCCAAGCCCCTGCTTGATTGGCTGGAGCATCCGCGGCGGCGCATTCGGCAAACAGTCCCGCGCAAGCCCGACCCTGCACCGACGGCCTCGGCCCTGCCGCGGCGCCGCAATGCACTGGGACGGGTCGGCCGCATCGTGCTGGCCCCGTTCAGGCGTCGGCTGAACGGCAACGGTGTCGTGGTCATTTCACGCGCCGATCTGTTCCCGACCGATCACGGCGCCGCCGTCAAGATCATCGAAACCGCACGCGGCCTGGCCCGGCAGGGTCGACCGGTTGCCATCGTGACGGCCGAGCGTGACCACTATCTGGAGGTCTCTCCGGATGGGGTGATTCGCCGACCGCTGCCGCGATGGTTGCGGCTACTGGCACTCCCGCGCCGCGTCAGCCACTTGCTGCACCGGTTGCGTGGCATGCCCAGCAGCAACGCCTTCCTGTACTGGCCACTGTACGACCCGGGCTACGCCCTGCGCGCAGCCTGGGTCGGGCGACAGATCGACGCCGGACAGATCCTCGCCGAGTTTCCGGCGTACGCCCACAGCGCCCGCCTGTGTCGAATGCTCAATGGCAGCAGCGCGGTGATGGTCGAGCACAACGTCGAATATCAGCGCCTGCGCGAACAGATCAGTGATCTCGGCGAGGCGTGCTACCAGCGCTTCCGGCGCATCGAGCTGAAACTGGCCAACAGCATGGACGCGGTGGTCTGCGTGTCAGAGCGGGATCGTCGCACGCTGATCGATGCCGGCCTCGAATCGACCCGGGTAATCACCATCCCCCACGGTGTGGATCTGACTGGGTTCGAGCATGCCGAACCGATCGATGTCCGGGCCGGCTTCGAGCTCGACCCGACCCGGCCGATCCTGGTCTATCACGGGACGTTCTCCTATGAACCGAATCATCAGGCATTGATGATCATCGTCGAGGAAATCCTGCCGCGTTTGGCGCGCCTCGGTCACCAGGCGCAGGTGCTGGCCATCGGCAGCCACCCGCCAAAGGCGCTGTTTCATTCCGACCTGTGTCTGACCGGCAGCCTGCCCGAACTGGCCGGCGCGATCAAGGCCTGTGATCTGGCGATCGTGCCGCTGATCGCCGGCGGCGGCACACGCATGAAGATTCTGGACTATTTCGGCGCCGCCCTGCCCGTGGTGAGCACCTCGAAAGGATGTGAGGGCCTGCCCGTGACCGACGGCCGGGAGCTGCTCATCCGTGACGATTGGGACAGTTTTGCCGAAACCGTGGCCAGGCTGCTTGAGGACCCGGAGCGCTGCCGTGAGCTTGGCGACAACGCCTACCGCTTCGCCAGCGCGCTGAGCTGGCCGGCGATTGCCGCTCGCTACGACAAACTGTTCAGGCAGCTGGCGCGAACCCGAACACCGGCCGAGCTCCGGTAG